From Verrucomicrobia bacterium S94, the proteins below share one genomic window:
- the ribD gene encoding bifunctional diaminohydroxyphosphoribosylaminopyrimidine deaminase/5-amino-6-(5-phosphoribosylamino)uracil reductase RibD — protein sequence MDKDQIYMMRAIELAQQGEGLTRPNPPVGAVLVQEDQVIAEGWHKKAGTDHAERECLNKVRGDFGSATLYVTLEPCSTHGKTPPCTDIILEKGVGRVVVSVVDLNPAHAGRGLDILKEAGVEVLSGVCEEAGRELIAPFEKFITTGLPFVTLKLASTLDGKIADSKGDSKWITGPEARERVQAMRRRADAIMVGASTVRADDPSLMPRPSHGRKPYRVIIGAGIPEHAKVRNDEFAERTLIREGDLKTVLKELAEKQDVMHVFCEGGGKLAAGLIEAGLVDEFAFFMAPKLLGSDGLPNFGKTGALMAEMTNLKFQSLERVGNDILIKAIPED from the coding sequence GTGGATAAAGATCAAATATACATGATGCGGGCGATAGAGCTGGCGCAGCAGGGCGAAGGGCTGACCCGGCCGAATCCGCCGGTGGGGGCGGTGTTGGTTCAGGAAGATCAGGTTATTGCCGAGGGATGGCATAAAAAAGCCGGAACAGATCACGCGGAGCGGGAATGTCTGAATAAGGTTCGGGGCGATTTTGGGTCGGCTACACTTTATGTGACGCTTGAACCGTGTTCAACGCACGGAAAAACGCCGCCGTGTACGGATATTATTCTGGAAAAAGGGGTCGGCCGTGTGGTGGTTTCGGTGGTGGACCTGAATCCGGCACACGCGGGACGCGGCCTTGACATTCTTAAAGAAGCCGGTGTTGAAGTGCTTTCAGGCGTCTGCGAAGAGGCCGGGCGCGAACTGATTGCGCCGTTTGAAAAATTTATTACGACGGGTCTTCCTTTTGTTACGTTAAAGCTGGCATCGACTCTCGATGGAAAAATTGCGGATTCCAAAGGCGATTCAAAATGGATTACGGGTCCGGAAGCCCGCGAGCGCGTGCAGGCGATGCGTCGTCGTGCGGATGCCATTATGGTTGGAGCGTCTACGGTCCGTGCAGATGATCCATCGCTGATGCCGCGGCCATCCCATGGTCGAAAACCGTATCGGGTGATTATCGGTGCCGGTATTCCAGAGCATGCCAAGGTCCGGAACGATGAGTTCGCGGAGCGTACCCTGATTCGGGAAGGCGACCTGAAGACCGTTTTAAAGGAGCTCGCGGAAAAGCAGGACGTCATGCATGTGTTCTGCGAGGGGGGCGGTAAACTGGCGGCCGGTTTGATTGAGGCCGGGCTGGTGGATGAATTCGCCTTCTTTATGGCTCCGAAACTGCTGGGTAGTGATGGTCTTCCAAATTTTGGAAAAACCGGGGCGCTGATGGCGGAGATGACGAATCTGAAGTTCCAGTCTCTGGAACGGGTGGGGAATGATATACTGATTAAAGCAATACCGGAGGATTGA
- a CDS encoding DUF4981 domain-containing protein yields the protein MKNHLYAILALTATAAAAAHFPNDWENERMIEKGKMRPRTTSYSFRSADDALNGDRTAARMRLLNGNWKFHFTPDAEKRPSDFYRKGFDASGWDVLKVPSSWEVKGYGQPIYTNSEYPFTADEPHIDRTNPVGSYIRDFDLSEDWKNERIILHFGGVSSAFYVWVNGELAGYSQGSRLPAEFDISDLVKTGSNRLAVQVFRWSDGSYLEDQDMWRLSGIHREVMLLAQPRTALNDFAIRADADGRLRIRPRILTDNKNLKNWTLTAQLHDADGKAVLSEPLSIGADEIVNEWYPQRDTVPFGLMETTVSNPRKWSAEDPYLYTLVFTLNDASGKTVEARSTQVGFRTVKITDDGVLLVNGAPVKMMGVNRHDHDHIEGKALTREDMETDVRLMKQFNINAVRTSHYPNDPYFYDLCDRYGIYVMDEANIETHGERGKLTNIASWQHAFTDRVIRMVERDKNHPSIISWSLGNESGTGPIHAGMAGWIRDYDPTRFIHYEGAQGQPEHPGWCPKGNGQIEKWGIMANPDDPEYVDCISRMYASVDQLKGLADAEHITRPIVECEYAHAMGNSLGNMTDYWDLIRSRPNLMGGYIWDWIDQGLLTTNKNGVAYYAYGGDFGDQPNSGNFCINGIINSDRTPNPKTWECKTVFQPVTFEAVNLETGTVRLNNRFNFTNTRNYSIQWNLSEEGVILEKGALTAVDIPAGKSKELTIPFTMPTPKPGKEYWLRLSLHEGRERLWCPSGFEVAKAQFQLPLQSPAEPAPKSEKLKIKEQNDILELKGKDYIARVNRKNGELTRLTVNGEAWIQSPLRPSFWRPQTDNDLRGGRTHQKKKYWKELSGKLKIESVELQETDKYSAKITVVKKADKTDLTLTYTFHGNGEIEVGMDLRSDPSLPTIPRIGFTMGVSKQFTHTTWFGRGPWENYCDRKTGAEVSRYSKPTAEMSFEYVMPQENGNRSDTRWIELSGKGSTLRIDSDEHLMGFSIWPWSIENLDQARHTYDLVEQNFYTLNIDHRQMGVGGTDSWSPKAEPLPHYQIPSGHYSWSFTLNVK from the coding sequence ATGAAGAACCATTTATATGCCATACTTGCACTGACTGCTACGGCCGCCGCTGCCGCTCATTTTCCAAACGACTGGGAAAACGAACGCATGATCGAAAAGGGCAAAATGCGCCCGCGTACTACCTCCTATTCCTTCCGTTCCGCAGATGATGCCCTCAACGGTGACCGCACCGCTGCGCGGATGCGGCTGCTCAATGGCAACTGGAAGTTTCATTTCACTCCAGACGCTGAAAAACGCCCCTCCGATTTTTACAGGAAAGGCTTCGATGCCTCCGGCTGGGACGTTCTTAAGGTTCCCTCCAGCTGGGAGGTCAAAGGCTACGGTCAGCCGATCTACACCAACTCCGAATATCCCTTCACCGCCGACGAACCGCACATCGACCGCACTAATCCGGTCGGCTCATACATCCGCGACTTCGATCTTTCCGAAGACTGGAAAAATGAACGGATCATTCTCCATTTCGGCGGCGTTTCCTCAGCATTTTACGTCTGGGTCAACGGCGAACTTGCGGGCTACAGCCAGGGCAGTCGTCTGCCTGCGGAATTCGATATTTCAGACCTCGTTAAAACCGGTTCCAACCGGCTGGCCGTTCAGGTCTTCCGCTGGTCTGACGGCTCGTACCTCGAAGACCAGGATATGTGGCGACTTTCCGGAATCCACCGTGAAGTCATGCTGCTCGCCCAGCCGCGAACGGCACTGAACGATTTTGCCATCCGCGCCGACGCTGACGGCCGCCTGCGGATCCGCCCGCGCATTCTGACGGACAATAAAAATCTCAAAAACTGGACACTGACCGCACAGCTTCATGATGCCGACGGCAAAGCGGTTCTCTCAGAACCCCTTTCGATCGGTGCGGATGAAATTGTCAACGAATGGTATCCGCAGCGCGACACCGTTCCGTTTGGATTAATGGAAACCACGGTGTCCAATCCCCGGAAATGGTCGGCAGAGGATCCCTATCTTTACACCCTCGTCTTCACGCTGAACGATGCCTCGGGGAAAACGGTGGAAGCACGCAGTACACAAGTGGGTTTCCGCACCGTGAAAATCACCGATGACGGCGTCCTGCTGGTAAACGGCGCACCGGTTAAAATGATGGGTGTCAACCGTCACGACCATGACCATATTGAAGGCAAGGCACTGACTCGCGAAGACATGGAGACCGACGTCCGGCTCATGAAACAGTTTAACATCAATGCGGTTCGTACTTCGCACTATCCAAACGATCCGTATTTTTATGACCTCTGCGACCGCTACGGCATTTATGTAATGGATGAAGCCAATATTGAAACCCATGGTGAACGCGGCAAACTGACCAATATTGCATCGTGGCAGCACGCCTTCACCGACCGCGTCATCCGCATGGTCGAACGCGATAAAAACCACCCGTCTATTATCAGCTGGTCACTCGGAAATGAATCCGGTACCGGTCCCATCCATGCCGGTATGGCGGGCTGGATCCGCGATTATGATCCCACTCGTTTTATCCATTACGAAGGTGCACAGGGGCAGCCGGAACACCCCGGCTGGTGCCCCAAAGGAAACGGTCAGATCGAAAAATGGGGTATCATGGCCAATCCCGATGACCCGGAATATGTCGATTGCATCAGCCGTATGTATGCTTCGGTTGACCAGTTGAAAGGACTGGCCGATGCCGAGCATATTACCCGCCCGATTGTAGAGTGCGAATATGCCCACGCCATGGGGAACTCACTCGGCAACATGACCGACTACTGGGACCTCATCCGCTCCCGTCCCAACCTGATGGGCGGCTATATCTGGGACTGGATCGATCAGGGACTGCTCACAACCAACAAAAACGGGGTGGCCTATTATGCCTATGGTGGCGATTTCGGCGATCAGCCCAACAGCGGGAACTTCTGTATTAATGGCATCATTAATTCCGACCGAACACCCAATCCGAAAACCTGGGAATGCAAAACGGTTTTCCAGCCGGTCACCTTCGAAGCCGTCAACCTGGAAACCGGAACGGTCAGACTGAACAACCGCTTCAACTTCACCAACACCAGAAACTATTCCATTCAGTGGAACCTGTCTGAAGAAGGCGTAATCCTTGAAAAAGGCGCTCTCACGGCTGTTGATATTCCGGCCGGCAAAAGTAAAGAGCTCACCATCCCCTTCACCATGCCGACCCCGAAACCAGGCAAAGAATACTGGCTGCGCCTCAGCCTCCACGAAGGTCGGGAGCGCCTCTGGTGCCCCAGTGGATTTGAAGTGGCTAAAGCTCAGTTCCAGCTTCCGTTGCAGAGTCCGGCAGAGCCGGCCCCGAAAAGTGAAAAACTGAAAATCAAAGAGCAGAACGATATCCTTGAACTTAAAGGAAAAGACTATATCGCCCGGGTAAACAGGAAAAACGGAGAACTGACCCGTCTGACCGTAAACGGGGAAGCCTGGATTCAGAGTCCGCTGCGCCCTTCGTTCTGGCGGCCGCAGACCGACAACGATCTGCGAGGCGGAAGAACCCATCAAAAGAAAAAATACTGGAAGGAACTCTCCGGGAAACTCAAAATCGAGTCGGTGGAACTTCAGGAAACCGATAAATATTCAGCAAAAATCACGGTGGTTAAAAAAGCGGATAAAACCGATCTGACCCTCACCTACACGTTCCATGGAAACGGCGAAATTGAGGTGGGCATGGACCTGCGGTCCGATCCATCGCTGCCCACTATTCCGCGCATCGGATTCACCATGGGCGTTTCGAAACAGTTTACCCATACCACCTGGTTCGGACGCGGCCCGTGGGAAAACTACTGCGACCGCAAAACCGGTGCGGAAGTCAGCCGCTACAGCAAACCGACGGCGGAAATGTCCTTTGAATACGTCATGCCGCAGGAAAACGGAAACCGTTCAGATACCCGCTGGATTGAACTCTCAGGAAAGGGTTCCACACTGCGTATTGACAGCGATGAACACCTGATGGGCTTTTCCATCTGGCCGTGGTCGATTGAAAATCTCGATCAGGCACGTCACACCTACGATCTGGTTGAACAGAATTTCTACACCCTGAATATCGATCACAGGCAGATGGGCGTGGGCGGCACCGACTCCTGGTCACCTAAAGCCGAGCCGCTGCCGCATTATCAGATTCCGTCCGGCCACTACAGCTGGTCATTTACACTTAACGTCAAATAA
- a CDS encoding undecaprenyl-diphosphate phosphatase produces MENFIKVILLAVIQGVTEFLPVSSSGHLVLSKHFLGLEASGGASLEIVLHAGTLISILVFYRKHLGDVIAGVFKGEKESVRFVLLVLLGCIPAIIVGFSLKDQLEDAFAHPVYVSCALMATGLFLIASHFPKGGNKKVGWLSGLVIGIAQACAMMPGVSRSGSTIGMSRFLGIEPKLAAEYSFLMSAPLLAGVSLLYLLDCCNEGNTSGNTVPELITGFAVSAVVGYFSIKWLVSLLQRGRFWRFGIYCFSVGIITLFLV; encoded by the coding sequence ATGGAAAATTTTATAAAAGTTATTCTGCTGGCGGTCATTCAGGGCGTGACAGAGTTTCTGCCGGTCAGCAGTTCCGGGCATTTGGTGCTGTCGAAACACTTTCTGGGGCTGGAAGCATCGGGTGGCGCATCGCTTGAAATTGTGCTTCATGCGGGGACTCTGATTTCAATTCTTGTTTTCTACCGGAAGCATCTGGGCGATGTCATTGCCGGTGTTTTTAAAGGCGAAAAGGAATCCGTCCGTTTTGTACTGCTGGTTCTGCTGGGCTGCATTCCGGCCATTATCGTCGGGTTCTCGCTGAAGGATCAGCTGGAGGACGCCTTTGCGCATCCGGTCTATGTTTCGTGTGCGCTGATGGCCACAGGGCTGTTTCTGATTGCTTCGCATTTTCCAAAGGGTGGAAATAAAAAGGTGGGCTGGTTGTCGGGGCTGGTTATCGGTATTGCTCAGGCCTGTGCTATGATGCCGGGCGTCAGCCGTTCGGGTTCAACGATCGGCATGTCACGCTTTCTCGGGATCGAGCCGAAACTGGCGGCGGAATATTCTTTTCTCATGTCGGCCCCGCTTCTGGCCGGGGTGAGTCTGCTCTATCTTTTAGACTGCTGTAATGAAGGAAATACTTCGGGGAATACCGTGCCTGAACTGATCACCGGGTTTGCGGTTTCCGCCGTTGTCGGCTATTTTTCCATTAAGTGGCTTGTTTCGCTGCTGCAGCGCGGGCGGTTCTGGCGTTTCGGTATTTATTGTTTCAGCGTCGGCATCATTACGCTGTTTCTGGTCTGA
- the nusB gene encoding transcription antitermination factor NusB, with protein sequence MQKKKVNGRRETREWIVQFLFQLDFNPEPIDIALKDFWEDKEPIEREKTYAEEIIKGVVQHKEELDEKLSQYAKRWNSDRMGAVDRTVMRVALFEMLYREDVPPVVSINEAVHFAKDFSSFQSGRFVNGVLDRIRKEIDRPARTTYKPRGGE encoded by the coding sequence ATGCAGAAGAAAAAAGTTAACGGCCGCCGCGAAACCCGCGAATGGATTGTGCAGTTTCTCTTTCAGCTCGATTTCAATCCGGAGCCGATTGATATCGCGCTGAAGGATTTCTGGGAGGATAAAGAACCTATTGAGCGCGAGAAAACCTATGCCGAGGAAATTATTAAAGGTGTAGTGCAGCATAAAGAAGAGCTCGATGAAAAACTGTCGCAGTATGCCAAGCGCTGGAATTCCGACCGTATGGGAGCCGTCGACCGTACGGTTATGCGCGTTGCTCTGTTCGAAATGCTGTACCGCGAGGATGTTCCGCCGGTGGTTTCGATTAATGAAGCGGTGCATTTTGCGAAAGACTTCAGCAGTTTCCAGTCGGGCCGTTTTGTAAACGGCGTGCTGGATCGAATCCGTAAGGAAATTGATCGCCCGGCGCGTACGACCTACAAACCGCGGGGTGGCGAATAA
- the ribH gene encoding 6,7-dimethyl-8-ribityllumazine synthase — MGKGISKTIEPIGGIGANQIVGDLDAAGLRFGIVVARFNDQLTDELARSAYRCLVQNGAKQETIDLVRVPGAYEVPVIAEKLAASKRYDALIVLGVVVEGETQHAQMIIDTTGQTLLDIACRYQLPVINEIVGVRTWAQAEARCLGGENTRGWYAAEAAIETARVNRKLG, encoded by the coding sequence ATGGGAAAAGGTATTTCAAAAACAATTGAGCCGATCGGTGGTATCGGCGCGAATCAGATTGTCGGCGATCTGGATGCTGCCGGACTGCGCTTCGGTATTGTAGTGGCGCGATTCAATGATCAGCTGACCGATGAGCTGGCGCGCTCGGCGTATCGGTGTCTGGTGCAGAACGGGGCAAAGCAGGAGACGATAGATCTGGTACGCGTTCCGGGAGCTTATGAAGTTCCGGTGATTGCGGAAAAGCTGGCGGCGTCGAAACGATATGACGCACTGATTGTACTCGGCGTGGTGGTTGAGGGCGAAACGCAGCATGCGCAGATGATTATTGATACTACCGGGCAGACGTTGCTCGATATTGCCTGCCGTTATCAGTTGCCCGTCATTAATGAAATTGTCGGAGTCCGCACCTGGGCACAGGCGGAAGCACGCTGTCTCGGTGGTGAAAACACCCGCGGCTGGTATGCCGCTGAAGCGGCCATTGAAACGGCACGCGTTAACAGGAAACTCGGGTAG
- the ftsY gene encoding signal recognition particle-docking protein FtsY has protein sequence MAGWLRALKKTRAIIGRVFSSGTNLEEMEVEEIEEILLRSDVPARLTMEIVDELEFPTRKASRRERLTDMLIKELGDTPDFHWPSDKKPYVLMLLGINGSGKTTTAAKLAKKAINEGRKPMLCGSDTFRAAGSSQLKLWSEKVGCDFVGGEMGHDAAGVAYNAVEAAIEKNCDVVMVDTAGRMHTKTPLMDELPKMCRSMNKRREGAPDDVWMVLDASLGQNAVIQAKQFNEVVPLTGIVVTKLDGSSKAGFLFSVKSELNVPILFTGLGEGEDDLVPFNPEEFVNALFDEPDEE, from the coding sequence ATGGCAGGATGGCTTCGTGCGCTGAAAAAAACACGCGCGATCATCGGTCGGGTTTTCTCTTCCGGAACCAACCTCGAAGAGATGGAGGTTGAAGAGATCGAGGAGATTCTGCTTCGTTCAGATGTGCCCGCGCGCCTGACTATGGAAATCGTCGATGAGCTGGAGTTCCCGACGCGGAAGGCTTCGCGCCGTGAACGACTCACCGATATGCTGATTAAAGAGCTCGGAGATACGCCGGACTTTCACTGGCCGTCCGATAAAAAGCCCTACGTTCTGATGCTGCTCGGGATCAACGGTTCAGGCAAAACCACTACGGCGGCCAAACTGGCGAAAAAAGCAATCAATGAAGGCCGTAAACCGATGCTGTGCGGATCGGATACCTTCCGCGCGGCCGGGTCCTCGCAACTGAAACTCTGGAGTGAGAAAGTCGGGTGCGATTTTGTCGGCGGTGAAATGGGGCACGATGCTGCGGGTGTGGCTTACAACGCCGTCGAAGCGGCCATCGAAAAAAACTGCGATGTCGTTATGGTGGATACCGCCGGGCGGATGCATACGAAAACGCCGCTGATGGATGAACTGCCGAAAATGTGCCGCTCCATGAACAAGCGCCGTGAAGGAGCACCGGATGATGTCTGGATGGTACTGGATGCTTCGCTGGGCCAGAATGCGGTCATACAGGCCAAACAGTTTAATGAAGTGGTTCCGCTGACCGGAATTGTCGTAACCAAACTGGATGGTTCATCCAAGGCCGGTTTTCTCTTTTCCGTGAAAAGCGAACTCAATGTGCCGATTCTGTTCACCGGCCTCGGCGAAGGCGAAGATGATCTCGTTCCCTTCAACCCCGAAGAATTCGTGAACGCGCTTTTTGATGAGCCGGACGAGGAATAA
- a CDS encoding divergent polysaccharide deacetylase family protein, with translation MRFLKVSLVVVLFLSGLSAEAKKIFLVIDDAGLALHETQQFLDIPIPMTIAVLPHQKQTKQVCIAIGRDRRKEIILHQPMEAYNSDKNPGVGAILNTTPPSEVRKILNQNIGSVHGAVGMNNHMGSRVTENPELVREVLRFCKAHDMFFLDSKTAYNSQVPRVARDNGMHVEQRHVFLDINHDRAYIRRMWGSAVKKAKANGYVIVIAHVWSNESAAAIRDSYEGLLKQGYTFHKLSELYE, from the coding sequence ATGCGTTTTTTAAAAGTCAGTCTGGTTGTCGTTCTTTTTCTTTCGGGGCTTTCTGCGGAAGCCAAAAAAATCTTTCTGGTGATTGATGATGCCGGGCTGGCGCTGCACGAAACGCAGCAGTTTCTGGATATTCCGATTCCGATGACGATTGCTGTCCTGCCGCACCAGAAGCAGACGAAGCAGGTCTGTATTGCGATCGGCCGGGACAGGAGGAAAGAGATTATTCTGCATCAGCCGATGGAGGCTTATAACAGCGATAAGAATCCGGGAGTCGGTGCAATTTTGAACACAACACCGCCTTCCGAGGTGCGTAAAATCCTGAATCAGAATATAGGTTCTGTTCACGGGGCGGTAGGCATGAATAATCATATGGGTTCGCGAGTGACGGAAAATCCGGAGCTGGTCCGTGAGGTGCTTCGGTTCTGTAAAGCGCACGATATGTTTTTTCTCGACAGTAAAACCGCCTACAATTCGCAGGTGCCGCGTGTGGCCAGAGATAACGGGATGCATGTGGAGCAGCGACATGTATTTCTGGATATCAATCACGATCGGGCCTACATCCGGCGGATGTGGGGCAGTGCCGTTAAGAAGGCCAAAGCAAACGGCTATGTGATTGTGATTGCCCACGTGTGGAGCAATGAGAGTGCGGCGGCGATTCGTGACAGCTATGAGGGGCTGCTGAAACAGGGGTATACTTTCCACAAACTTTCGGAGCTTTACGAATGA
- a CDS encoding mannose-6-phosphate isomerase, which yields MNVYPLKFKPVYKDYPWGNRRLPALFDRDEPAGIYAESWEISTHRDGESVVVNGALAGKTLSEVLAVSGADILGDRVEGNDFPLLIKLIDAAEPLSVQVHPNNGNAEVVQGEPKTEMWYFLNEEPSRIFCGLKPGTTREDFVRAIEEESFDEILRVVPAKKGGAAFVPGGRVHAIDAGCLILEIQQNSNTTYRVYDWGRVGNDGKPRELHIDKALQVINFEDCEDPACQPEVTAPGVRTICTSDFFQLDELTVEEAMKEHADGSSFHALFSADGGFELHYDDGKTEPVAPGESVLVPAALGPYSLKSPKKTVVLKTTVPA from the coding sequence ATGAATGTTTATCCGTTAAAATTTAAGCCGGTATATAAAGATTATCCGTGGGGCAACCGTCGTCTTCCGGCTCTGTTTGATCGCGATGAACCGGCCGGTATTTATGCGGAATCGTGGGAGATTTCGACGCACCGTGACGGCGAGAGTGTGGTGGTGAACGGGGCGCTGGCCGGGAAAACGCTGTCCGAAGTACTTGCCGTTTCCGGAGCAGATATTCTGGGCGACCGGGTTGAGGGAAACGATTTTCCGCTGCTGATTAAGTTGATTGACGCGGCCGAACCGCTGAGCGTGCAGGTGCATCCGAATAATGGAAATGCCGAAGTTGTGCAGGGCGAACCGAAAACCGAGATGTGGTATTTTCTGAACGAAGAGCCCTCGCGTATTTTCTGCGGACTCAAGCCCGGCACAACGCGTGAAGATTTTGTCCGGGCCATTGAAGAGGAATCGTTCGATGAGATTCTGCGCGTTGTTCCGGCGAAGAAAGGCGGTGCGGCGTTTGTGCCGGGCGGACGTGTGCATGCTATCGATGCCGGATGCCTGATTCTTGAGATTCAGCAGAATTCCAACACGACCTATCGCGTGTACGACTGGGGACGCGTCGGTAATGATGGTAAACCGCGCGAGTTGCATATTGATAAAGCGTTGCAGGTCATCAATTTTGAGGATTGCGAAGATCCGGCCTGTCAGCCGGAGGTAACTGCACCCGGAGTTCGGACTATCTGCACGTCCGATTTTTTCCAGCTTGATGAACTTACAGTAGAAGAGGCTATGAAGGAGCATGCCGACGGTTCGAGTTTTCATGCCCTGTTTTCGGCCGACGGCGGATTTGAACTTCACTATGACGACGGAAAGACCGAGCCGGTCGCCCCGGGTGAATCCGTTCTCGTTCCGGCGGCGCTGGGACCCTACAGCCTGAAGAGCCCGAAAAAAACCGTGGTGCTGAAAACCACGGTTCCGGCTTAG
- a CDS encoding GxxExxY protein encodes MKDEQTQAIIGAAMKVHRELGCGFLEQVYQCALAVEFEKQGIPFQCEVQLPVHYSGIELDCSYRVDFICFNDVLVELKALSQLSGIEDGQVINYLKASSMKRALLINFGTKSLEFKRFVN; translated from the coding sequence ATGAAAGATGAGCAGACTCAAGCAATTATTGGAGCGGCTATGAAAGTTCACCGCGAACTTGGTTGTGGTTTTCTTGAGCAGGTTTATCAATGCGCCCTTGCTGTAGAATTTGAGAAGCAGGGGATTCCATTTCAGTGTGAAGTTCAGCTACCTGTTCATTATTCAGGTATTGAATTAGATTGTAGCTATCGTGTTGATTTTATTTGCTTTAATGACGTGCTTGTTGAATTGAAGGCTCTTTCTCAACTTAGTGGAATTGAAGATGGTCAGGTGATTAATTATCTAAAAGCGTCATCAATGAAACGAGCTCTACTCATTAATTTCGGAACGAAGAGTCTGGAATTTAAACGGTTTGTAAATTAA
- a CDS encoding bifunctional 3,4-dihydroxy-2-butanone-4-phosphate synthase/GTP cyclohydrolase II has protein sequence MSESLFDPIEDVIEAFRNGEIIVMTDDEDRENEGDLICAAEKVTPEVINFMVTHARGLVCIPMEEQQLRKLGLSRMTPAHSSDKYYTAFMDSVDVRDGTTTGISAADRARTVHALISEDSQAQDFIKPGHLFPLKAVKGGVLERAGHTEGTVDLARIAGLKPAGVICEILREDGDMMRLKELRKFADKHGLKMTSVAEVTKYRYVHEKLVNMEREINMPTEAGPFRMRLYSSFVDHKDHLALVCGDASTGKIPLVRVHSECLTGDVFHSQRCDCGQQLHTAMQEIQKHGYGAVVYMRQEGRGIGLAKKLHAYELQEQGMDTVEANEHLGFDADLRDYGIGAQILNDLGMNRINLLTNNPAKITGLDKYGIKVEKRVPLILPPSRFNDFYMATKRDKMGHLI, from the coding sequence ATGAGTGAGAGTTTATTCGATCCGATTGAGGATGTGATCGAAGCCTTCAGAAATGGCGAGATCATCGTGATGACCGATGATGAGGATCGTGAAAATGAAGGCGATCTGATCTGTGCAGCGGAAAAAGTCACCCCGGAAGTGATCAATTTTATGGTCACCCACGCCCGCGGTCTGGTCTGCATTCCGATGGAAGAGCAGCAGCTGCGTAAACTGGGCCTGTCACGTATGACGCCCGCCCATTCATCCGATAAATATTATACCGCATTCATGGATTCCGTGGATGTGCGCGACGGCACCACAACCGGAATCAGTGCTGCAGACCGGGCCCGTACCGTCCATGCGCTGATTTCCGAAGACAGCCAGGCGCAGGATTTCATTAAACCCGGTCATCTGTTTCCGCTCAAAGCTGTCAAGGGCGGCGTGCTCGAACGGGCCGGCCATACGGAAGGTACGGTTGATCTTGCCCGCATCGCAGGATTGAAGCCGGCGGGTGTGATCTGTGAGATTCTGCGTGAGGACGGCGATATGATGCGTCTGAAGGAACTACGTAAATTTGCCGATAAACATGGGTTGAAAATGACGTCGGTTGCCGAGGTGACGAAATACCGCTATGTACACGAAAAACTGGTCAATATGGAGCGGGAAATCAATATGCCGACTGAAGCAGGGCCGTTTCGTATGCGGTTGTACAGTTCGTTCGTTGATCATAAAGATCACCTCGCATTGGTCTGCGGGGATGCTTCAACCGGAAAAATCCCGCTGGTGCGTGTGCACAGTGAATGTCTGACCGGCGATGTGTTCCATTCCCAGCGGTGCGATTGCGGACAGCAGCTGCATACCGCCATGCAGGAGATCCAGAAGCATGGCTACGGTGCAGTTGTGTACATGCGTCAGGAAGGGCGCGGCATCGGCCTGGCCAAGAAGCTGCATGCGTATGAGCTGCAGGAGCAGGGCATGGATACTGTGGAAGCCAATGAACACCTCGGTTTTGATGCAGATCTACGCGATTACGGGATCGGTGCGCAGATTCTGAATGACCTGGGGATGAACAGAATTAATCTGCTGACGAATAATCCGGCTAAAATTACCGGTCTGGATAAGTATGGAATTAAAGTGGAAAAACGCGTGCCGCTGATTTTGCCGCCTAGCCGGTTTAATGATTTCTACATGGCTACGAAGCGCGATAAAATGGGGCACCTGATTTAA